One stretch of Labrus bergylta chromosome 24, fLabBer1.1, whole genome shotgun sequence DNA includes these proteins:
- the LOC110005592 gene encoding protein jagunal homolog 1-B, with translation MASRAGPRAAGTDGSDFQHRERVASHYQMSVALKSEIRKLNIVHLLTWVLMVAQVTVSQLSLVSHKVVASPYQWEYPYLLSIIPTVFSFLALPRNNISYLVISMISAGLFCVAPLIYGSMEMFPVAQQLYRHGKAYRFIFGFSAVTVMYLVIVIAVQVHAWQIYYSKKLLDQWFTSTQDKKKK, from the exons ATGGCTTCTCGAGCAGGTCCGAGAGCAGCGGGCACAGATGGCAGTGACTTTCAGCATCGGGAGCGTGTGGCCTCACATTACCAGATGAG CGTGGCCTTGAAGTCTGAAATCCGTAAACTCAACATCGTCCATCTGTTGACCTGGGTGCTGATGGTAGCTCAG GTGACAGTTAGCCAGCTGAGTCTGGTGTCCCATAAGGTTGTCGCCTCTCCGTACCAATGGGAGTACCCATACCTCCTGAGCATTATCCCCACAGTCTTCAGCTTCTTGGCGTTGCCTCGAAACAACATCAGTTATCTGGTGATCTCCATGATCAGTGCCGGGCTCTTCTGTGTGGCCCCGCTGATCTACGGCAGCATGGAGATGTTCCCAGTGGCTCAGCAGCTCTACCGACACGGCAAAGCCTACCGCTTTATATTCGGCTTCTCCGCCGTGACGGTCATGTACCTGGTGATCGTCATCGCCGTGCAGGTGCACGCCTGGCAGATCTACTACAGCAAGAAGCTCCTTGATCAGTGGTTCACCAGCACGcaggacaagaagaagaaatga